aatcagcgaccatgcctccacgccccaaacgagccccagcatggaacaattccgagctgcaggacctcatcagtgtttggggtgaggaagctgtgcaagcacagctgcgctccagaaggagaaattatgatacctatgggcagatatcgcagtccttgctgagaaggggctatgaacgggatgcgttgcagtgcagggtcaaaataaaagagctgaggagtgcttactgcaaagcccatgagggaaatcgccgctccggagctgcccccacaacctgccgtttttacaaggagctggatgccatacttgggtgtgaccccactgccaatccgaggaccacgatggagagttcagagcagggagaagtgggggagggtgtagaggaagccgacagtgaggctactggcatggagggagacaccccggagtcccaggaggcatgcagccaggagctcttctcaagccaggaggaggctagccagtcgcagcagctggaagttgctggtgaggaagaagctgaggagtgtgctcggggtaagcagatttttatgttttgggagaggacagttggggttatggctgcctgcatgcatgcctaaacgtggaatagcccattgatttgctctatcacgtctctgtaatcggcctcggtaatctcttgaaaagttgcagccagagcgtgggcaatgtgctttcgcaagtttatcgggagagccaccgtggtccttgtcccggtcaggctaactcgtccaatccactgtgcagcgaggggtggggggaccatggctgcacacaggcaagctgcataggggccagggcggaatccacattgctgtagaagaccctccctctcttcccaggtaacacgcagcagtgatatgtctggcagtaggaaaccctgttgagaatttagggatacttgagtgcagggcgccaggtttgcggtctccccccagcaccgcggtgcgttccggtctccccacccccttccagcacgtagccagccccgcggtgcgctccggtctctcccctccccttcccagcacgtagccagccccgcggtgcgctccggtctctccccccccttcccagcaggcagccagccccgcggtgccctccggtctcccccccccttcgctcccagcacgtagccagccccacAGTgagctccggtctctcccccccttcccagcaggcagccagccccacggtgcgctccggtctctcccccccccttcccagcaggca
Above is a genomic segment from Gopherus flavomarginatus isolate rGopFla2 chromosome 11, rGopFla2.mat.asm, whole genome shotgun sequence containing:
- the LOC127031649 gene encoding zinc finger and SCAN domain-containing protein 20-like, with the translated sequence MPRGILKIPFLFAQPGVECNQSFNQSATMPPRPKRAPAWNNSELQDLISVWGEEAVQAQLRSRRRNYDTYGQISQSLLRRGYERDALQCRVKIKELRSAYCKAHEGNRRSGAAPTTCRFYKELDAILGCDPTANPRTTMESSEQGEVGEGVEEADSEATGMEGDTPESQEACSQELFSSQEEASQSQQLEVAGEEEAEECARVTLTNAAGSPASRRLQNLRKNP